The following are encoded together in the Myxococcales bacterium genome:
- a CDS encoding RNA polymerase sigma factor codes for MAAYVAGDSAAFRELFARLAPTLFRVLRRQLATEADATDLLQLTFLHLHRARNDFRPDARLKPWLYTIAYNLKREHFRRAKRRPEAPLELDGRSDPAVGPTGHDRADAAQAVRLALAQLPESQAEVIVLHWLEGLSFPEVAEALGVTVSAVKVRAHRGYAGMRKILGESGGNSEPGSGIGQDQ; via the coding sequence ATGGCCGCCTACGTGGCGGGTGACTCGGCGGCGTTCCGTGAGCTGTTCGCGCGCCTCGCGCCGACGCTGTTTCGTGTGCTGCGCCGCCAGCTCGCGACGGAGGCGGACGCGACGGATCTCTTGCAGCTGACCTTTCTGCATCTGCACCGAGCCCGTAACGACTTCCGCCCGGATGCCCGCCTCAAGCCGTGGCTCTACACCATTGCGTACAACCTGAAGCGCGAGCACTTCCGACGTGCCAAGCGCCGACCCGAGGCTCCGCTCGAGCTGGACGGAAGATCGGATCCCGCGGTGGGGCCCACGGGTCACGACCGCGCGGACGCCGCACAGGCCGTGCGTTTGGCGCTGGCGCAGCTGCCCGAGAGCCAGGCGGAGGTGATCGTGCTGCACTGGCTCGAGGGGCTCTCATTTCCGGAGGTGGCGGAGGCGCTCGGGGTGACGGTCTCGGCCGTCAAAGTCCGGGCGCACCGCGGATACGCCGGGATGCGCAAGATCCTGGGCGAGAGCGGCGGTAACTCCGAGCCGGGCTCCGGCATAGGCCAGGATCAGTAG
- a CDS encoding DUF177 domain-containing protein: MTRPTFVVPLADIEREPQDREWPIDEAWLALALAETDATATGPGRLEVRVTKTGREVLVQGRATAPVTLPDARTLDPVEVVLQSEIFLMLAPGPTDVGPKRGRRERPKPAGGTTATHKKKSNKGWHDDPELSDSDAGQDSYFGEEVVLDGFVREFLLLELPMVAHKDLPTGEAPAIAPPSPAPEAEPRERVDPRLAPLAAIAERLRERKN, translated from the coding sequence GTGACCCGACCGACCTTCGTCGTTCCCCTCGCCGACATCGAGCGAGAACCGCAAGATCGCGAGTGGCCCATCGATGAGGCCTGGCTCGCGCTCGCCCTGGCGGAGACCGATGCGACCGCGACGGGCCCGGGCCGACTCGAGGTCCGTGTCACGAAGACCGGCCGGGAGGTCCTGGTGCAGGGACGCGCCACCGCCCCGGTGACGCTGCCCGACGCGCGCACTCTCGACCCCGTGGAGGTCGTGCTTCAGTCCGAAATCTTCCTGATGCTGGCGCCCGGGCCGACGGACGTCGGGCCAAAACGCGGGCGCCGCGAGCGCCCGAAGCCGGCCGGTGGCACCACCGCCACGCACAAAAAGAAGTCGAACAAGGGCTGGCACGACGACCCCGAGCTCAGCGACTCCGACGCCGGACAGGACAGCTATTTCGGCGAAGAGGTGGTCCTCGACGGATTTGTCCGGGAGTTTCTGCTGCTCGAGCTGCCCATGGTCGCACATAAGGACTTGCCAACCGGCGAGGCTCCCGCTATCGCTCCGCCCTCCCCGGCTCCGGAAGCGGAACCTCGGGAGCGAGTCGACCCCCGGCTCGCACCGCTCGCGGCGATCGCCGAGCGCCTACGCGAGCGAAAGAATTAA
- the fabD gene encoding ACP S-malonyltransferase — protein MSIAWLFPGQGTQSVGMGKALFDASPAARTVFERADRALGWSLTRLCFEGPELELTLTANTQPAILTVSMATLAAIREATPSLTAPAFAAGHSLGEYSALVAAGALGFEDAVRLVHLRGKAMQEAVPEGEGAMAALMGGDAEVVADLCAEASEPDSPVQPANFNAPGQIVIAGRKAAVERAMKLAEARKVKAILLKVSAPFHCALMAPAAARMRSELQAIPVSPFEFPVVSNVDAQPNSDPGRVADLLGRQIDGAVRWQQSIELMAGAGVGRALEIGPGKVLAGLVKRIDKTVSVVSVNDAESLAKVAAFLA, from the coding sequence ATGAGCATCGCCTGGCTCTTTCCCGGACAGGGCACGCAGAGCGTGGGCATGGGCAAGGCCCTCTTCGACGCCTCGCCCGCGGCCCGAACGGTGTTCGAGCGAGCGGATCGAGCGCTCGGCTGGTCGTTGACCCGCCTGTGCTTCGAGGGCCCCGAGCTCGAGCTGACGCTGACGGCCAACACTCAGCCCGCCATCCTGACGGTGAGCATGGCGACCCTCGCGGCGATCCGCGAAGCTACCCCATCCCTCACTGCGCCGGCGTTTGCCGCTGGACACTCTCTCGGGGAATACAGCGCGCTGGTCGCCGCCGGCGCCCTCGGTTTCGAGGACGCGGTTCGATTGGTGCACCTGCGCGGTAAGGCAATGCAAGAGGCCGTCCCCGAGGGTGAAGGCGCGATGGCGGCGCTGATGGGCGGGGACGCCGAGGTGGTCGCCGACCTGTGCGCCGAGGCCAGCGAGCCCGACTCCCCAGTCCAGCCCGCCAACTTCAACGCGCCCGGCCAGATCGTGATTGCGGGCCGCAAGGCCGCAGTCGAGCGCGCGATGAAGCTGGCGGAGGCCCGCAAGGTGAAGGCCATTCTGCTCAAAGTGAGCGCACCCTTCCACTGCGCGTTGATGGCCCCTGCGGCGGCGCGCATGCGCTCGGAGCTCCAGGCGATCCCCGTTTCGCCGTTCGAGTTCCCGGTCGTCAGCAACGTGGACGCTCAGCCCAACTCGGATCCGGGGAGGGTTGCGGACCTGCTCGGGCGCCAAATTGACGGCGCCGTGCGTTGGCAGCAGAGCATCGAGCTGATGGCCGGGGCGGGGGTCGGCCGGGCGCTCGAGATCGGCCCGGGCAAGGTGCTCGCCGGACTGGTGAAGCGAATCGACAAGACCGTCAGCGTCGTCTCGGTCAACGACGCTGAATCCCTGGCAAAAGTTGCCGCCTTTTTGGCCTGA
- a CDS encoding DUF1109 family protein produces MSDCTDLRNALREGQPLGDELGGHAERCESCAELLGQGAELGRALAGLEQAPPPDLSAVGVGVEQRLLKDSGLGAWLASRSTPERLAIGVLVPLSIVAFVVIAKRRPDLEEISPVRLRAIALAYAVVVGIALSHALRPLQRPAPPSWVRPALTLAAIGLPFAVALLPVAHHAHPASLAGGGDDFARRALACFGFGFALALPVLFGWVLLDRQHHANPSVVALAAAGAGAVGVLALELHCPLTLGSHLLAGHASVALVLVGFYSVLRRLAPARER; encoded by the coding sequence GTGTCCGACTGCACCGACCTCAGAAACGCCCTGAGAGAGGGCCAGCCGCTCGGCGACGAGCTGGGCGGACATGCGGAGCGCTGCGAGAGCTGCGCCGAGCTTCTCGGCCAGGGAGCGGAGCTCGGGCGTGCGCTCGCTGGGCTCGAGCAGGCTCCGCCACCCGACCTGTCTGCGGTCGGAGTCGGGGTGGAGCAGCGGCTGCTGAAGGACTCTGGGCTGGGCGCGTGGCTGGCGAGCCGTTCCACGCCGGAGCGACTCGCCATCGGGGTTCTTGTGCCACTCTCGATCGTGGCCTTCGTGGTGATTGCGAAGCGGCGGCCGGACCTTGAGGAGATCTCGCCGGTGCGGCTCAGAGCAATCGCGCTCGCGTACGCCGTCGTGGTCGGGATCGCGTTGAGCCACGCCCTCCGGCCCCTTCAGCGTCCGGCGCCACCGTCATGGGTGCGGCCCGCGCTGACGCTCGCGGCGATCGGGTTGCCGTTTGCCGTCGCGCTGCTGCCGGTGGCCCACCACGCTCACCCGGCGTCCCTCGCGGGTGGAGGCGACGACTTCGCGCGGCGCGCGCTGGCGTGTTTTGGCTTCGGCTTCGCGCTGGCGTTGCCGGTGCTCTTCGGGTGGGTGCTCCTGGATCGGCAGCATCACGCCAATCCGAGCGTGGTTGCCCTCGCGGCCGCGGGTGCTGGTGCGGTGGGGGTGCTGGCTCTCGAGCTGCACTGTCCGCTCACGCTCGGTTCGCACCTCTTGGCGGGACACGCGAGCGTGGCGCTCGTGCTGGTCGGGTTCTACTCCGTGTTGCGCCGCCTCGCGCCTGCGCGCGAGCGCTGA
- a CDS encoding DUF4349 domain-containing protein: MIDLRSGRAAGGSWVLSMITLVLMAVGLWGCGAAGAYEAKSAGAAMGPGSAAPAEPASADEASGDTLYRESAAKELPERGGLAQATPPAPAMKKDSATEAVPDAATAGKNQPGVATGANGKAVAGPLLIYKAQLYMAVFETRKAIDAVEKLAKESGGYLVSREDARITVRVPARRFDGALEEVTKLGDLLHRNVNVQDVTAEYTDLAIRLRNLEVMRDRLEELLKKAAKVEEALAVERELERVAGDIERHKGRLKLLQELVTFSTITVEFQPRPVDHVDSKVQLPFPWLDRLGLGELLRL, encoded by the coding sequence ATGATAGACCTTCGATCGGGGCGAGCTGCTGGGGGCTCATGGGTACTCTCGATGATCACACTGGTGCTCATGGCCGTCGGCCTGTGGGGCTGCGGCGCCGCTGGCGCTTACGAAGCCAAGAGCGCCGGCGCCGCCATGGGGCCGGGCAGTGCTGCACCCGCCGAACCCGCGTCGGCGGACGAAGCGTCCGGTGACACGCTCTATCGTGAGAGCGCGGCGAAGGAGTTGCCGGAGCGAGGAGGGCTGGCACAAGCGACCCCGCCCGCACCAGCGATGAAGAAGGACTCGGCGACCGAGGCCGTCCCTGACGCAGCAACCGCGGGCAAGAACCAGCCGGGCGTCGCCACGGGTGCCAACGGCAAGGCCGTCGCTGGGCCTTTGCTGATCTACAAGGCCCAGCTCTACATGGCCGTGTTCGAGACGCGCAAGGCCATCGACGCGGTGGAGAAGCTCGCCAAAGAAAGCGGCGGGTACTTGGTTTCGCGCGAGGACGCCCGGATCACCGTGCGCGTCCCTGCTCGCAGGTTCGACGGCGCGCTGGAAGAAGTCACCAAGCTGGGGGATCTCTTGCACCGCAACGTCAACGTGCAGGACGTCACCGCGGAGTACACCGATCTCGCGATTCGCCTGCGCAACCTCGAGGTCATGCGCGACCGCCTGGAAGAGCTACTGAAGAAGGCGGCCAAGGTGGAAGAGGCGTTGGCGGTCGAGCGCGAGCTGGAGCGGGTCGCCGGTGACATCGAGCGCCACAAGGGGCGGCTGAAATTGCTGCAAGAACTGGTGACCTTCTCGACCATCACCGTCGAGTTCCAACCCCGCCCCGTCGACCACGTCGATTCCAAAGTGCAGCTGCCCTTCCCGTGGCTGGACCGTTTGGGCCTCGGCGAGCTCTTGAGACTTTGA
- the ribD gene encoding bifunctional diaminohydroxyphosphoribosylaminopyrimidine deaminase/5-amino-6-(5-phosphoribosylamino)uracil reductase RibD, with product MPDIDAKLMARAIELAHGGDPSPNPHVGCVIADGATIIAEAFHNAAGLDHAEIAALAAAGESARGKTLYVTLEPCNHEGRTAPCVDAILKAGIARVVVGCADPNPNVPGGGAARLREAGVEVLVGVLEKDCRAVIRPWSKFITEGASFVAVKLGLSLDGRIATRTGASKWITCPESRTRVQALRHRHDAVMVGINTVIADDPRLTVRDLPGRSPVRVIVDSKLRLPGSAQVVQGAREVPTCVMTTTEAPRGAEEALEAAGVAVIRVAATAEGRCDMRVVLKELAAREVVSVLCEGGAELAGSLLATALADEMHVFVAPILLGPRGRPGAVDWAGPETPSDAPRIDPPVWELCGNDAYVSGPLVYPKRSSRTAHG from the coding sequence ATGCCCGACATCGACGCAAAGTTGATGGCCCGCGCCATCGAGCTGGCACACGGCGGCGATCCCTCGCCCAATCCCCATGTCGGGTGTGTCATCGCCGACGGCGCGACCATCATCGCCGAGGCGTTCCACAACGCGGCGGGGCTAGACCACGCCGAGATCGCCGCGCTGGCCGCAGCAGGAGAGTCCGCGCGAGGCAAGACACTCTACGTCACCCTCGAGCCGTGCAACCACGAGGGGCGCACGGCACCGTGTGTCGATGCGATCCTGAAAGCGGGCATCGCGCGGGTGGTGGTCGGGTGCGCGGACCCAAATCCGAACGTGCCAGGTGGGGGGGCGGCGCGGCTTCGCGAAGCGGGCGTCGAAGTCTTGGTCGGGGTCCTCGAGAAGGACTGCCGCGCCGTGATCCGCCCCTGGAGCAAGTTCATCACGGAGGGCGCTTCTTTCGTCGCCGTGAAGCTCGGGCTCTCGCTCGACGGGCGCATCGCTACGCGCACGGGTGCCAGCAAGTGGATCACCTGCCCCGAGTCCCGCACCCGGGTGCAGGCTCTACGCCACCGCCACGACGCGGTGATGGTCGGGATCAACACCGTGATCGCCGACGACCCTCGCTTGACCGTCCGGGACCTGCCCGGACGCAGCCCTGTCCGGGTGATCGTCGACAGCAAACTTCGGCTCCCGGGGTCCGCCCAGGTCGTCCAGGGGGCGCGCGAGGTCCCCACCTGCGTGATGACCACGACGGAGGCCCCGCGGGGCGCGGAAGAGGCCTTGGAGGCCGCGGGTGTAGCCGTAATTCGTGTGGCGGCCACCGCCGAGGGCCGCTGCGACATGCGGGTGGTACTGAAAGAGCTGGCCGCGCGCGAGGTCGTCAGCGTCCTTTGTGAAGGCGGCGCCGAGCTAGCCGGCAGCCTGCTCGCTACCGCCCTCGCCGACGAGATGCACGTGTTCGTCGCGCCAATCTTGTTGGGACCGCGGGGACGGCCGGGGGCCGTCGATTGGGCCGGACCGGAGACCCCGTCGGACGCGCCGCGCATCGACCCTCCAGTCTGGGAGCTGTGCGGGAACGACGCCTACGTGTCCGGACCCTTGGTGTATCCCAAGCGGTCGAGCCGCACCGCTCACGGTTGA
- a CDS encoding serine/threonine protein kinase has translation MNRLILGLVAGLALAGCGHSFEATTPPGFVELEDQEAYDYRATTADGLVIAVREIDHEPKGSMAFWTRAIENRMRQRGGYALLGTRDVKTAGGLDGKQLRFGHDESGKPHLYYVTLFVTDKYIFLLEAGGTKELVEKQSAELDQAVQGFRVK, from the coding sequence ATGAATCGACTCATCTTGGGACTTGTGGCGGGCCTTGCGCTCGCGGGCTGTGGGCACTCCTTCGAAGCGACGACCCCGCCCGGCTTCGTCGAGCTGGAGGATCAAGAGGCGTACGACTACCGTGCAACCACCGCCGACGGATTGGTGATCGCGGTCCGAGAGATCGATCACGAGCCCAAGGGTTCGATGGCCTTCTGGACCCGGGCCATCGAGAACCGCATGCGACAGCGCGGCGGCTACGCCTTGCTCGGCACGCGGGACGTGAAGACCGCGGGCGGGCTCGATGGAAAACAGCTGCGCTTTGGCCACGACGAGAGCGGCAAGCCGCACCTCTACTACGTGACCCTGTTCGTGACCGACAAGTACATCTTCCTGCTCGAAGCGGGCGGGACGAAAGAGCTCGTCGAGAAACAGAGCGCAGAGCTCGATCAGGCAGTGCAGGGCTTCCGGGTGAAGTGA
- the fabG gene encoding 3-oxoacyl-ACP reductase FabG — protein sequence MFDLHGKVCLVTGGSRGIGRACAEALAAAGARVVVGYAGNEAAARDTAAACEATGAQAEILQLDVADAVAAEAAVADVAKRHGRLDVLVQSAGISIDGLLLRLKDDDFERTLAVNLRGAVACAKGALKPMMRAKSGRIIFLSSVVGEMGNAGQTAYAASKAALLGAAKSIAREYASRNITVNAVTPGFIETDMTRGLPEEARTAMLSAVPLGRAGTPADVAAAVVFLASDEASYVTGHALRVNGGMYM from the coding sequence ATGTTCGATCTGCACGGCAAAGTCTGTCTCGTCACCGGTGGCTCGCGCGGCATCGGTCGCGCGTGCGCCGAGGCGTTGGCGGCAGCCGGAGCCCGCGTCGTGGTCGGCTACGCCGGCAACGAGGCCGCCGCCCGTGACACCGCGGCAGCCTGCGAAGCGACCGGCGCTCAGGCTGAGATCCTGCAGCTCGACGTCGCGGACGCCGTCGCCGCGGAGGCCGCTGTGGCCGATGTCGCCAAACGACACGGCCGCCTCGATGTGCTGGTACAGAGCGCCGGGATCTCCATCGATGGCCTGCTCTTGCGGCTCAAAGACGACGACTTCGAGCGGACCCTGGCCGTCAACCTCCGGGGCGCCGTCGCCTGTGCAAAGGGCGCGCTCAAGCCGATGATGCGCGCGAAGTCTGGCCGCATCATCTTCCTGTCGAGCGTGGTCGGCGAGATGGGCAATGCGGGGCAGACTGCCTACGCCGCCTCCAAGGCCGCGCTGCTCGGGGCCGCCAAATCCATCGCCCGCGAGTACGCCTCCCGCAACATCACCGTCAACGCAGTCACCCCCGGTTTCATCGAGACCGACATGACGCGAGGTCTGCCCGAAGAGGCCCGAACCGCGATGCTCTCGGCGGTTCCCCTCGGGCGGGCGGGCACGCCGGCGGACGTCGCCGCTGCGGTGGTCTTCTTGGCCTCGGACGAGGCCAGCTACGTCACCGGACACGCACTTCGCGTGAACGGCGGCATGTACATGTAA
- the nrdR gene encoding transcriptional repressor NrdR: MQCPTCRSMESRVVDSRLVSGGTVTWRRRECDGCKRRFTTYERLEISLPIVVKKDGQREAFDRNKVLASLRIACNKRPVSPDTLEEEAEVLERELSESGERELSSMLIGERVMERLKRLDQVAYVRFASVYKSFRDIDEFMREMSVLVRPKDGE, translated from the coding sequence ATGCAGTGCCCCACATGCCGATCCATGGAGAGCCGAGTCGTGGACTCACGACTGGTATCCGGCGGCACCGTCACCTGGCGCCGACGCGAGTGCGACGGCTGCAAGCGTCGTTTCACGACCTACGAGCGGCTGGAAATCAGCCTGCCCATCGTGGTCAAGAAGGACGGCCAGCGCGAGGCCTTCGATCGCAACAAGGTGCTTGCCAGCCTGCGTATCGCTTGCAACAAACGTCCGGTGTCACCCGATACTCTGGAAGAAGAGGCAGAGGTCCTGGAGCGCGAGCTCTCGGAGAGTGGCGAACGGGAGCTCAGCTCGATGCTGATTGGCGAGCGGGTGATGGAGCGGCTCAAGCGCCTGGATCAGGTCGCCTACGTGCGCTTCGCGAGCGTCTACAAGTCGTTCCGAGACATCGACGAGTTCATGCGCGAAATGAGCGTGCTCGTCCGGCCCAAGGACGGGGAGTGA
- a CDS encoding ketoacyl-ACP synthase III yields the protein MTLGASPRSRIAGTGAYVPERVMTNAELEKLVDTSDEWIRDRTGIKERRIAGEGEAASDMAVAAARRALEAAGIAATDLDMIVVGTISADMPLPACAAFVQAKLGCPGIPAFDVAAACAGFVYALSIGDQFIRSGAHKNVLVIGVELLSRVLNWNDRATCVLFGDGAGAAVLSPATDEGRGVLSTRLYTDATLAESLCIPGGGSKEPMTPAGIEAGRDKVHMVGGDIFKVAVRNLTSASREALEVAKLGTDAVTWVVPHQANMRIISQVAQRLDIPLSRFILNIERYGNTSSASIPIALDEGVRDGRIKPGDTVLMCALGAGISWASALCRM from the coding sequence ATGACGTTGGGCGCTTCACCGCGGAGTCGCATCGCCGGCACCGGGGCCTACGTACCCGAGCGCGTGATGACCAACGCGGAGCTCGAGAAGCTAGTCGATACGTCCGACGAGTGGATCCGCGACCGCACCGGCATCAAGGAGCGCCGCATCGCGGGTGAGGGAGAGGCAGCGAGTGACATGGCGGTCGCCGCGGCGAGGCGAGCCCTCGAAGCCGCCGGCATCGCTGCGACGGATCTCGACATGATCGTCGTGGGCACGATCAGCGCGGACATGCCGCTGCCGGCCTGCGCAGCGTTCGTTCAGGCCAAGCTCGGCTGCCCCGGCATCCCAGCCTTCGACGTGGCCGCAGCCTGCGCTGGCTTCGTCTACGCCCTGTCGATCGGTGACCAGTTCATCCGCAGTGGGGCCCACAAGAACGTCCTGGTGATCGGTGTCGAGCTGCTCTCCCGCGTCCTCAACTGGAACGATCGCGCAACCTGCGTGCTGTTCGGCGATGGCGCTGGTGCGGCGGTGCTTTCGCCCGCAACCGACGAGGGGCGTGGCGTGCTGTCGACCCGTTTGTACACCGACGCCACCCTGGCCGAGTCGCTGTGTATTCCCGGCGGCGGCAGCAAGGAGCCGATGACTCCCGCCGGCATCGAGGCGGGGCGTGACAAGGTTCACATGGTCGGAGGCGACATCTTCAAGGTCGCGGTCCGCAACCTGACGAGCGCCTCGCGCGAGGCGCTCGAGGTCGCAAAATTGGGGACGGACGCCGTGACCTGGGTCGTCCCCCACCAGGCCAACATGCGCATCATCAGCCAGGTCGCTCAGCGCTTGGACATCCCGCTCTCGCGCTTCATCCTGAACATCGAGCGCTACGGCAATACGTCGAGCGCATCGATCCCGATCGCGCTCGACGAGGGCGTCCGAGACGGTCGCATCAAACCCGGGGACACCGTGCTCATGTGTGCGCTCGGCGCCGGGATCAGCTGGGCCAGCGCGCTTTGCCGAATGTAG
- a CDS encoding peptide deformylase: MAVREILEYPDPRLREVAKPVPRVDDEIRQLVEDMAETMYDAPGVGLAAPQIGVGYRIFVIDIAGEDEPSDFRVFINPEIVTTTGTQVWDEGCLSFPGVSEEIKRAEQVTVRALGKDGKSFELEADGLLAVAIQHENDHLNGVLMIDKLSAIKKRMMGRKLAKRAKASNAEA, from the coding sequence ATGGCCGTCCGCGAGATCCTCGAGTATCCCGACCCCCGCCTGCGTGAGGTCGCCAAACCGGTGCCCCGCGTCGACGACGAGATCCGGCAGCTGGTCGAGGACATGGCGGAGACGATGTACGACGCTCCCGGCGTGGGGCTCGCGGCCCCGCAGATCGGCGTGGGCTACCGCATCTTCGTCATCGACATCGCGGGTGAGGACGAGCCGAGTGACTTCCGAGTCTTCATCAACCCGGAGATCGTCACCACTACAGGCACACAGGTGTGGGACGAGGGCTGCCTGTCATTCCCCGGCGTCAGCGAAGAAATCAAGCGCGCCGAACAGGTCACGGTGCGCGCCCTCGGCAAGGACGGGAAGAGCTTCGAGCTCGAGGCCGACGGACTCTTGGCCGTGGCGATTCAGCACGAGAACGACCATCTCAACGGCGTCTTGATGATCGACAAGCTGTCGGCCATCAAGAAGCGGATGATGGGCCGAAAGCTGGCCAAGCGCGCCAAAGCTTCGAACGCCGAAGCCTGA
- the acpP gene encoding acyl carrier protein, with amino-acid sequence MAEGRNIEAEVKRIIKEQLDVDEKDIQAESTFIDDLGADSLGLVELVLAFEEAFEIDIPDEDTEKIRTVQDAVDYIEKHAPG; translated from the coding sequence ATGGCGGAAGGCCGGAACATCGAGGCCGAGGTCAAGCGGATCATCAAGGAGCAGCTGGACGTCGACGAAAAAGACATCCAAGCCGAGTCCACCTTCATCGACGACTTGGGGGCAGACTCCCTGGGTTTGGTCGAGCTGGTCCTGGCATTTGAGGAGGCGTTCGAGATCGACATCCCGGACGAGGACACCGAAAAGATCCGAACGGTTCAAGACGCTGTCGACTACATCGAGAAGCACGCACCGGGCTGA
- the rpmF gene encoding 50S ribosomal protein L32: MAVPKRRNTSSKRNARRANHDKVTAPNIVPCPNCSAPMVSHRVCPSCGHYKGKAVGKTPDGDK; this comes from the coding sequence GTGGCTGTTCCGAAGCGACGTAACACTTCCAGCAAGCGAAATGCCCGCCGCGCCAATCACGATAAGGTGACCGCGCCGAACATCGTGCCGTGCCCCAACTGCTCGGCCCCAATGGTCTCGCACCGCGTGTGCCCATCCTGCGGCCACTACAAGGGCAAGGCCGTGGGCAAGACTCCCGACGGCGACAAGTGA
- the fabF gene encoding beta-ketoacyl-ACP synthase II, translating to MERVVVTGIGLVTPSGIGTEPSWRSVIAGESAAAPITQFEADERYATRFACEVKGFDPAEHMDRKKIKEVTRFITFAMGATKMALAEANLDLTEEERDLAGVFIGVGLGGLENLERCTLTLEHKGPGKISPYFIPSLIANMAAGQVSIAFGLRGPSYAHTSACSSGAHAIGEAYHWIQAGRAEVMIAGGAEATITPIGIAGFSAMFALSRRNTEPTRASRPFDKGRDGFVCGEGAGTLVLESLSRAKRRGARILGEIIGFGASSDAHHITKPAPGGAGGARAMRIALRDAKLAPDAIDYINAHGTSTPSGDIEECQAVSDVFGSHALDKKLWVSSTKSMMGHLLGAAGAVEAALCLKAIETGLVPPTINLEDQDPACPFDFVPGKTRERRVERALSNSFGFGGTNASLVVAKFEG from the coding sequence ATGGAGCGCGTCGTAGTCACCGGAATCGGTCTGGTAACTCCCAGCGGAATCGGGACCGAGCCCTCGTGGCGATCGGTGATCGCTGGCGAGAGCGCCGCCGCGCCGATCACGCAGTTCGAGGCGGACGAGCGTTATGCCACCCGCTTCGCCTGCGAGGTGAAGGGCTTTGATCCGGCCGAGCACATGGACCGGAAGAAGATCAAGGAGGTGACCCGCTTCATCACCTTCGCCATGGGGGCGACGAAAATGGCCCTCGCGGAGGCGAACCTCGACCTGACCGAAGAGGAGCGCGATCTCGCGGGTGTGTTCATCGGCGTCGGGCTCGGCGGACTCGAGAACCTCGAGCGCTGCACGCTGACCCTCGAGCACAAGGGCCCAGGCAAGATCAGCCCCTATTTCATCCCTTCGCTCATTGCCAACATGGCGGCGGGCCAGGTGTCCATCGCGTTCGGCCTGCGCGGACCGAGCTACGCACACACCAGCGCGTGTTCGTCCGGAGCTCACGCCATTGGCGAGGCTTATCACTGGATCCAAGCGGGCCGCGCCGAGGTGATGATCGCCGGGGGCGCCGAAGCGACCATCACCCCCATCGGCATCGCCGGGTTCTCGGCGATGTTCGCGCTCTCCCGGCGGAACACCGAGCCCACCCGCGCCAGTCGCCCGTTCGACAAAGGCCGCGACGGTTTTGTGTGCGGCGAAGGCGCCGGGACGCTGGTGCTCGAGTCGCTCTCTCGGGCCAAGCGCCGCGGCGCGCGCATCCTCGGCGAGATCATCGGTTTTGGTGCCTCCAGCGACGCTCACCACATCACCAAACCCGCACCGGGTGGCGCCGGCGGCGCGCGGGCCATGCGAATCGCGCTGCGCGACGCCAAGCTCGCGCCAGACGCCATCGACTACATCAACGCGCACGGTACCAGCACTCCGTCCGGCGACATCGAGGAGTGCCAGGCCGTCAGCGACGTATTTGGGAGCCACGCCCTCGACAAGAAACTCTGGGTCAGCTCCACCAAGAGCATGATGGGGCACTTGCTCGGCGCCGCTGGCGCGGTCGAGGCCGCGCTCTGCCTCAAGGCCATCGAGACCGGGCTCGTTCCGCCCACCATCAACCTCGAGGACCAAGATCCGGCGTGCCCGTTCGACTTCGTCCCCGGCAAGACCCGCGAACGGCGAGTCGAGCGGGCCCTCTCGAACTCCTTCGGCTTCGGCGGGACGAACGCGAGCCTGGTCGTCGCAAAGTTCGAAGGCTGA